Proteins encoded in a region of the Paenibacillus sp. W2I17 genome:
- a CDS encoding AraC family transcriptional regulator — MNIPRGTYGFRFAEDKELQLCVLYAAGCDSITDPSYHWDGLERSDGPLLLFQYTISGEGVFESNNRIHHVAAGQAFLAEIPGPHRYYYHSASKEPWEFLFLLFRPTLILPHWRKFLREAGEVPYLPADCTPIRLLRMIVTDAAAGRITDPLIASSSVYQFMTELTRLQKTTLRNRENWSENIQIAVEYIENYYSKMISIDHLAEHVSLSKYHFIRRFSSSTGLTPGVYLTRVRTEKAMELLRGTTLSIEVIAEQVGYSSGSYFIKAFRSITGVTPGEFRSGGESLVYRKLFFD, encoded by the coding sequence ATGAATATCCCTAGAGGAACCTATGGGTTTCGATTCGCGGAAGACAAGGAGCTCCAACTATGTGTACTGTATGCGGCAGGATGTGATTCAATAACCGATCCTTCTTATCATTGGGATGGACTCGAACGTTCGGACGGGCCTCTCCTGTTATTCCAATATACAATCTCGGGTGAAGGTGTATTTGAGTCGAATAATCGCATCCATCATGTTGCCGCAGGACAAGCTTTTTTGGCAGAAATTCCAGGGCCACATCGCTATTACTACCATTCAGCATCAAAAGAGCCTTGGGAGTTTCTGTTCCTGCTGTTCAGGCCCACTCTTATTCTGCCCCATTGGCGAAAATTTCTTCGGGAAGCTGGAGAAGTGCCCTATTTACCCGCTGATTGTACACCCATCCGACTGTTGCGGATGATCGTGACTGATGCGGCAGCAGGCAGAATCACGGATCCTCTGATCGCATCATCCAGCGTATATCAGTTCATGACAGAATTAACACGATTACAGAAAACAACATTGCGCAACAGGGAGAATTGGTCTGAAAACATTCAAATAGCCGTTGAATACATAGAAAACTACTACTCGAAGATGATCAGTATCGATCACCTTGCGGAGCATGTTTCCCTTTCCAAATATCATTTTATACGTCGCTTTTCCTCCAGTACAGGTTTGACGCCAGGTGTTTATCTGACCCGTGTACGTACCGAGAAAGCAATGGAACTGCTGCGCGGAACTACGCTTAGCATTGAAGTCATCGCCGAACAAGTCGGGTATTCCAGCGGAAGTTATTTTATCAAAGCCTTTCGCAGCATAACCGGCGTTACGCCAGGTGAATTTCGTAGTGGCGGAGAAAGCCTTGTGTACCGTAAATTGTTCTTCGATTAA
- a CDS encoding barstar family protein, giving the protein MSIIQINGNDFHSKEELHQILQNQLELDESYGGNLDALWDVLTGAVSMPLTVQWIGFEKSKEILGDYADQLMELLREVEGEIQGFTLELYY; this is encoded by the coding sequence ATGAGCATCATTCAGATTAACGGAAACGACTTTCACAGCAAGGAAGAGCTTCATCAAATTTTGCAGAACCAGCTTGAGTTAGACGAGAGCTATGGAGGCAATTTGGACGCACTATGGGATGTCTTAACTGGGGCTGTAAGCATGCCGCTTACTGTTCAATGGATTGGTTTCGAGAAAAGCAAAGAGATTCTTGGAGATTACGCTGACCAACTAATGGAATTGTTGCGGGAAGTTGAAGGGGAGATCCAAGGATTTACGTTGGAATTATATTATTGA
- a CDS encoding AraC family transcriptional regulator — protein MSGSSECFYDPIQPELLYLHSVTKYKLETIYHRHNAYEIYLFLRGNVHFYVDNRCYHVQPGDLLVMSPEEMHRAFILDESEYERITINLKKTYLFQLSTPSTNLSSCFDHRPKGTGNIVHLDDDNLKQMLQCTNELEGLLASDAYGTDIKINAAVAQLLVMINVWFHNNSFVPNDIMPELVRETMDYIETHLNQDITLRKLAEVFYMNSTYISRQFKKHTGLTIRSYILGRRIERAKFHLSEGMSITDACFQSGFSDYANFIRSFTKMVGISPGRYIKQRRDAMESLPR, from the coding sequence ATGAGTGGATCCTCTGAGTGTTTTTATGATCCCATCCAGCCTGAGCTCTTATATCTGCACAGCGTAACGAAGTATAAGCTGGAAACGATCTATCATCGCCATAATGCATACGAAATCTACCTGTTTCTTCGTGGAAACGTTCACTTTTATGTAGATAATCGATGTTACCATGTACAGCCTGGTGATCTGCTTGTGATGTCACCCGAGGAGATGCACCGAGCCTTTATTCTGGATGAATCTGAGTATGAACGAATTACAATCAATCTCAAAAAAACATATCTATTTCAGCTTTCCACACCATCAACCAATCTATCGTCATGTTTTGACCATCGCCCCAAAGGAACAGGCAACATCGTACATCTAGACGACGATAACTTGAAGCAGATGCTGCAATGTACAAACGAACTGGAAGGATTGCTTGCTTCCGATGCTTATGGCACCGATATCAAAATAAATGCAGCCGTAGCCCAATTGTTGGTCATGATTAACGTCTGGTTTCATAACAATTCCTTTGTTCCCAATGACATTATGCCTGAACTGGTTCGTGAAACCATGGATTATATTGAAACACATCTGAATCAAGACATAACGCTTCGCAAACTTGCCGAAGTGTTCTACATGAACAGTACTTATATCAGCCGCCAGTTCAAAAAGCATACTGGATTGACCATCCGTTCCTACATTTTGGGTCGTCGTATTGAACGGGCCAAATTCCACCTGTCAGAAGGAATGAGTATTACGGATGCATGCTTTCAATCGGGCTTTAGTGACTATGCCAATTTCATTCGCAGTTTTACCAAAATGGTCGGCATCTCCCCCGGTAGATATATCAAACAAAGACGTGATGCAATGGAATCACTGCCAAGATAA
- a CDS encoding ABC transporter substrate-binding protein — MRAISKMLGACLVTSVVLVSAGCGNAGENSESNTSDPNSPITFTFFGADASPNWNKMQDAVGKKITEETGVSIDAEFDISSGGGNDRISLMAASGDYPDLIFPKGNLTRLVDAGAMIDLTDLIEEHAPNLKKIYGEHFNRLKYSNDDPSIYWIPTNGAIDQVSFDATNGTAIQHRVVKELGYPEIKTLNDFENVLREYYEKHPTTDDGQPTIPLTLSADGWRRMITVTDPAVMSTGGPGDGEYFINPDTYEAILHYKRPEEKEYFRWLNKMYNEGLLDKDSFVQKDDQYKSKIASGRVLSLLDPSWGFSDAENALKSAGKDDMTYGFYPVTLDDSFQRKDFQNIGFDGYGIGITVDCEDPVRAIKFLDWMSSEEGQVLRNWGVEGEQYNVEDGVRTIPADVQERKNKDNNTFTKETGVGLYYIFGAHYGDGVKDSTDNYYTTNYPEQIQQSYSDEEKEALKGYGITTWKDLFPSEEEFPVKEWGAAYNMPIPSDSGDYNVVYQKTQDIIQKRIAEAITSSPSAFEGIYDNMITELDNAGAVAMEQQYTEWIKDRVRLWTGKEIN, encoded by the coding sequence ATGAGAGCCATTTCAAAAATGCTAGGAGCATGTCTCGTAACAAGTGTTGTGTTAGTTTCCGCCGGTTGCGGAAACGCTGGAGAGAATTCCGAATCAAATACGAGTGACCCCAACAGCCCGATCACATTTACCTTCTTCGGCGCAGATGCAAGTCCCAACTGGAACAAAATGCAGGATGCTGTAGGGAAAAAAATTACGGAAGAAACCGGTGTAAGCATTGATGCTGAATTCGATATTTCGAGCGGAGGCGGAAACGACCGCATTTCCCTGATGGCTGCAAGCGGTGATTATCCGGATTTAATTTTCCCCAAAGGTAACTTGACCAGACTCGTTGATGCCGGGGCAATGATTGATCTGACGGATCTGATCGAAGAACACGCCCCCAACTTGAAAAAGATCTACGGTGAGCACTTCAATCGGTTGAAATACAGCAATGACGATCCTTCAATCTATTGGATTCCAACGAATGGTGCGATCGATCAGGTCAGCTTTGATGCGACGAATGGTACTGCCATTCAACATCGTGTAGTTAAGGAACTCGGGTATCCTGAGATCAAAACCTTAAACGATTTCGAAAATGTGCTACGTGAATATTACGAGAAACATCCGACCACAGATGATGGCCAACCCACAATTCCGCTGACGCTTAGTGCAGATGGATGGCGGCGAATGATCACTGTTACTGATCCCGCTGTCATGTCTACTGGAGGACCTGGAGATGGTGAATATTTCATCAATCCGGACACCTATGAAGCAATTCTGCATTACAAACGTCCCGAGGAGAAGGAATATTTCCGGTGGTTGAACAAGATGTACAATGAAGGCTTGCTGGACAAGGACAGTTTTGTTCAGAAGGATGACCAGTATAAGTCCAAAATCGCCAGTGGTCGCGTGTTATCCTTGCTTGATCCAAGCTGGGGATTCAGTGATGCGGAAAATGCTTTGAAAAGTGCAGGAAAAGACGATATGACCTACGGATTCTATCCGGTAACGCTAGATGACAGTTTTCAGCGTAAGGATTTCCAGAATATCGGCTTTGATGGTTATGGCATTGGCATAACAGTCGATTGTGAAGATCCTGTCCGTGCCATCAAATTTTTGGATTGGATGTCTTCTGAAGAAGGGCAAGTATTGAGAAACTGGGGCGTTGAAGGCGAGCAATATAATGTGGAAGACGGCGTTCGCACCATCCCGGCCGATGTACAGGAGCGTAAAAACAAAGACAATAACACATTCACCAAAGAAACCGGAGTAGGCTTGTATTACATTTTTGGTGCTCACTACGGGGATGGCGTCAAAGATTCAACGGATAACTACTATACAACCAATTATCCAGAACAGATTCAGCAAAGTTATTCCGATGAGGAAAAAGAAGCATTGAAGGGCTATGGCATTACCACATGGAAGGACTTGTTCCCTTCCGAAGAGGAGTTTCCGGTGAAAGAGTGGGGTGCGGCTTACAATATGCCGATTCCTTCGGATAGCGGGGATTATAACGTTGTGTATCAGAAAACGCAGGATATTATTCAGAAACGGATCGCCGAAGCGATTACATCCTCTCCGAGTGCCTTTGAAGGCATATACGACAATATGATTACCGAACTTGATAATGCAGGTGCAGTAGCCATGGAACAGCAGTATACGGAGTGGATTAAAGATCGCGTTCGATTGTGGACGGGGAAAGAGATCAATTAA
- a CDS encoding alpha/beta hydrolase: MKTAQRTNKWKKIIMWTILSIVIIVAGVYVYLNSVTYSPSERAEMAMTSDAQVNVAKIKDGYRFEPAGTEITEPNIIFYPGGLVEPESYSPLAREMAEQGHRVYIANMPINLAIFGQNKADSFIEEHPNEAFVIGGHSLGGSFASRYAAEHNEKLEGVFFLASYADEGGSVKNTDLSILQITGSDDGVLNREDWENSKANLPEDTTYVSIEGGNHGQFGSYGMQKGDNQPAITEEKQLEEVVIALENWMGKLK; encoded by the coding sequence TTGAAAACAGCACAACGTACTAACAAATGGAAAAAAATAATCATGTGGACCATCTTGTCCATCGTTATCATCGTGGCCGGCGTTTACGTATATCTCAATTCGGTTACGTATAGTCCCTCTGAGCGAGCTGAAATGGCGATGACAAGTGATGCTCAGGTTAATGTAGCTAAGATTAAGGACGGTTACCGATTTGAACCCGCGGGTACAGAGATAACCGAACCGAATATTATTTTTTATCCGGGCGGTCTGGTTGAACCTGAAAGTTATTCTCCGCTTGCCAGAGAAATGGCAGAACAGGGTCACCGCGTATATATCGCGAACATGCCAATAAACTTGGCGATTTTCGGTCAAAACAAGGCTGATTCCTTTATCGAGGAACATCCTAACGAAGCGTTTGTTATTGGTGGCCATTCTTTGGGAGGGTCGTTTGCATCACGGTATGCTGCGGAGCACAATGAGAAGTTGGAAGGCGTCTTTTTCTTGGCTTCTTATGCAGATGAAGGGGGGAGCGTGAAGAATACGGACTTGTCTATCTTACAGATTACAGGCTCGGATGACGGAGTGCTTAACAGGGAAGACTGGGAGAACTCCAAAGCAAATCTTCCGGAAGACACGACATATGTGAGTATTGAGGGTGGAAATCACGGTCAATTTGGCTCATATGGCATGCAAAAAGGAGATAATCAACCTGCAATTACGGAAGAAAAGCAGTTGGAAGAGGTAGTTATAGCACTAGAGAACTGGATGGGTAAATTAAAATAA
- a CDS encoding glycoside hydrolase family 27 protein: MNHTLAASTPPLGWNSWDCYGAAVTEDEIRGNAEYMAEHLKDFGWSYITVDIQWYEPLANSSQYRPFVPLIMDEYSRLMPAENRFPSAAGGQGFKPLADYVHSLGLQFGIHIMRGIPRQAAHAATPILGTTATARDIAHPNSICPWNTDMYGVDSSKEGAQAYYDSLFKLYAQWGVDLVKVDDIAASRLYDTHQPEIEMISKAIERSGRPMVLSLSPGPAPVEYSEFLADHANMWRVTDDFWDLWPLLLDMFDRCRTWQGVPQAGCWPDCDMLPLGHIGIRSVDGGGADRWTRFTPDEQLTMMSLWSIFRSPLIFGGELRDNDDWTLSLLTNREVLRMHRESYGAREALRKEDLIVWTAQHTDGSSYVAVFNIGENALPVDLSIDEVGLSGITEGTELWSREAVQLTENSLVTTVPAHGVRLYRFS; the protein is encoded by the coding sequence ATGAATCATACGCTTGCAGCATCAACTCCACCGCTTGGCTGGAACAGCTGGGATTGTTACGGCGCAGCCGTTACGGAAGACGAAATTCGTGGCAACGCCGAGTACATGGCAGAACATCTTAAAGACTTCGGCTGGAGCTATATTACGGTCGACATTCAATGGTACGAGCCTTTGGCCAATTCTTCGCAATATCGTCCGTTCGTTCCACTCATCATGGATGAATATTCGCGGCTTATGCCTGCCGAGAATCGGTTTCCCTCCGCTGCAGGTGGACAGGGATTTAAGCCATTAGCCGACTACGTTCATAGTCTTGGGCTGCAATTTGGCATTCACATCATGCGCGGTATTCCACGTCAAGCTGCACATGCCGCTACTCCAATCCTGGGCACAACCGCCACTGCGCGCGATATTGCTCATCCGAATTCCATCTGTCCGTGGAATACAGATATGTATGGTGTTGATAGCTCAAAAGAAGGCGCTCAGGCCTACTACGATTCCCTTTTTAAACTGTATGCACAATGGGGCGTTGACTTGGTCAAGGTAGACGATATTGCTGCTTCAAGGCTCTATGACACCCATCAGCCAGAGATCGAAATGATATCCAAAGCGATTGAGCGCTCCGGTCGGCCCATGGTACTAAGTCTCTCTCCTGGCCCTGCTCCGGTGGAATACTCAGAATTCTTGGCTGATCATGCCAACATGTGGCGTGTCACGGACGATTTCTGGGACCTTTGGCCGCTATTATTGGATATGTTCGACCGCTGCCGGACGTGGCAGGGAGTTCCCCAAGCAGGCTGCTGGCCAGACTGTGATATGTTGCCTTTGGGTCATATCGGTATCCGTTCTGTAGACGGTGGTGGAGCAGATCGCTGGACTCGGTTCACACCTGACGAGCAGTTGACGATGATGTCACTGTGGAGCATCTTCCGTTCCCCGCTCATTTTTGGTGGTGAACTGCGAGATAACGATGACTGGACACTGTCCCTGTTAACCAATCGTGAGGTTCTGCGAATGCATCGCGAGAGTTACGGAGCCAGAGAAGCCTTACGCAAAGAAGATCTTATTGTGTGGACTGCCCAGCATACGGATGGTTCCTCTTACGTCGCTGTGTTCAACATCGGTGAGAATGCTTTACCTGTGGATCTGTCCATTGATGAGGTCGGACTGTCTGGCATTACCGAAGGTACTGAATTGTGGAGCCGAGAAGCAGTTCAATTAACAGAGAATTCCTTAGTTACTACTGTACCTGCGCACGGTGTGCGTCTCTATCGGTTTTCCTAA
- a CDS encoding TetR/AcrR family transcriptional regulator codes for MTEKSHKRLPGRPKHGNDDISIQQTIIQTASQLFMEYGYETVTLQQIGKTCSVSKPTIYYHFTSKPELFKVAFTTMLQNVSRLTSHILDQAENLESGLVRLAEARLGNPHAEIETMLREAEPFLEPAQIQDIRNAEHQIHEVLASHFQRAMDENRLRTDDPFFLAETFSTLMLMGNREDNLHKYGSNFSLGQKLVDIFIRGAQ; via the coding sequence ATGACAGAAAAATCACACAAACGATTACCTGGAAGACCCAAACATGGCAACGACGATATCTCAATTCAGCAAACCATTATTCAAACTGCTTCACAGTTATTCATGGAGTATGGCTACGAAACAGTCACGCTTCAGCAGATTGGCAAAACATGTAGCGTATCAAAACCAACCATTTATTATCATTTCACCAGCAAACCAGAGCTTTTTAAGGTTGCTTTTACAACAATGCTACAGAATGTGAGCCGTTTAACCTCACATATCCTTGATCAAGCCGAGAATTTGGAGTCGGGGCTTGTGCGATTGGCAGAGGCCAGACTGGGCAATCCACATGCGGAGATTGAAACCATGCTCAGAGAAGCTGAGCCTTTTCTTGAACCAGCTCAAATTCAGGATATACGCAACGCGGAGCATCAGATTCACGAAGTGTTAGCCTCCCATTTCCAACGGGCAATGGATGAAAACAGACTGCGGACGGACGATCCGTTTTTCCTGGCAGAGACCTTCTCGACATTGATGTTAATGGGTAATCGGGAAGATAACCTGCATAAATATGGTTCCAACTTTTCTCTAGGCCAGAAGCTAGTAGATATTTTCATTCGCGGAGCACAGTAA
- a CDS encoding glycoside hydrolase 43 family protein, with amino-acid sequence MYPNPIIWADYPDLDVIRVEDTYYMVSTTMHMMPGCVILRSYDLIHWEVATYVYDTLDDTPAQRLVDGHHVYSKGMWAASLRYHQGMFYVIFVANDTRKTYLYTSTSISGVWKKQIVEGFYHDCSLFFDDDERAYLVYGNTEIYLTELSSDLSGPKPGGVHRLIVKDEQPHHLGYEGAHFYKINGKYIVFLIHITKASGRRTQAFYMADSLEDVFTGGEVFNDDMDYFNSGVAQGGIVDTPDGDWYAMLFQDHGAVGRVPVLVPLHFDQGIPVFANKAPKQIDIRSTRPEHRYNPLVGSDSFNYEPEEDGNIRLRDFWQWNHTPNHELWSVTEKPGVYRVRTGQISPNLTFAVNTLTQRSMGPACEVIVTLDGSRLNDGDYAGLCFLIGSYGMIALTKQDSKFYLVMHARDSEDSTIFGNLIDQKPATEHERIPVSDPVVKLKAFGNFENNLDECSFAYFDGTEWRDIGIVHKMIYKLDHFMGCRTGLFVYSTEIAGGTADFSNFEYRVINPVE; translated from the coding sequence ATGTATCCGAATCCGATTATTTGGGCCGATTACCCGGATCTTGACGTTATTCGTGTAGAAGACACATATTATATGGTCAGTACAACCATGCATATGATGCCGGGATGTGTCATCCTGCGTTCATATGACCTGATCCATTGGGAAGTAGCCACATATGTATACGACACATTGGACGATACACCTGCCCAACGGCTGGTGGATGGTCATCACGTTTATAGTAAAGGCATGTGGGCTGCATCACTCCGCTATCATCAAGGGATGTTCTATGTGATCTTTGTTGCGAATGATACCCGTAAGACATACTTGTATACGTCGACCTCCATCTCGGGAGTGTGGAAGAAGCAGATCGTGGAAGGGTTTTACCATGATTGCTCCTTATTTTTTGACGATGATGAACGAGCATATCTCGTGTACGGTAATACCGAGATCTATCTGACCGAATTAAGCTCTGATCTGTCCGGGCCCAAACCTGGTGGAGTGCATCGCTTGATTGTAAAAGACGAGCAGCCTCATCACCTTGGTTATGAAGGAGCACATTTTTACAAGATCAATGGTAAATATATTGTGTTCCTGATTCATATAACAAAAGCTTCCGGACGGAGAACACAGGCGTTTTATATGGCAGATTCTCTGGAAGATGTCTTCACTGGTGGAGAAGTATTCAATGACGATATGGATTATTTCAATTCAGGTGTTGCTCAGGGCGGTATCGTGGATACGCCGGATGGAGACTGGTATGCAATGCTGTTTCAGGATCATGGGGCTGTTGGCCGGGTTCCTGTTTTGGTTCCGCTACACTTTGATCAAGGTATACCGGTCTTTGCAAACAAAGCGCCGAAGCAGATTGATATCCGAAGCACGAGACCAGAGCACCGTTATAACCCGTTAGTGGGTAGCGACAGTTTCAATTATGAACCCGAGGAAGATGGAAACATCCGCCTCCGTGATTTTTGGCAATGGAACCATACACCTAATCATGAACTCTGGTCCGTCACAGAGAAACCGGGAGTGTATCGTGTTCGAACGGGACAGATCAGCCCAAATCTGACGTTTGCGGTCAACACACTAACCCAGCGTTCAATGGGGCCCGCTTGCGAAGTAATAGTTACGCTTGACGGCAGTCGTCTGAATGATGGGGATTATGCCGGATTGTGCTTTCTGATCGGTTCGTACGGTATGATCGCTCTTACGAAGCAGGATAGCAAGTTTTACTTGGTCATGCATGCCAGAGATAGTGAAGATTCCACCATATTTGGCAACCTGATCGACCAGAAGCCAGCCACTGAACATGAACGTATCCCGGTATCAGATCCAGTAGTTAAACTAAAGGCATTCGGGAATTTTGAGAACAATCTGGATGAGTGCTCTTTTGCCTATTTCGATGGAACTGAATGGAGAGATATAGGGATTGTCCACAAAATGATATATAAACTGGATCATTTTATGGGTTGTCGAACGGGGTTGTTTGTATATTCAACTGAAATAGCTGGAGGAACAGCTGACTTTTCGAATTTTGAATATCGCGTGATTAATCCTGTTGAGTAA
- a CDS encoding amino acid ABC transporter ATP-binding protein — protein sequence MAKIKVEGLKKSFGTNQVLKGIDVAVNEGEVVCVIGPSGSGKSTFLRCINQLEDITAGRVIVDNQDLNDPKTNINKARENIGMVFQHFNLFPHFNVLKNIMFAPRELGVLNAEEARKTGLSLLDRVGLSDKAASFPSQLSGGQKQRVAIARALAMNPDVMLFDEPTSALDPEMVGEVLGVMKDLASEGMTMMIVTHEMGFAREVADRVIFMDGGYIVEQGTPEEIFGNPKNERTISFLEKVL from the coding sequence GTGGCTAAAATAAAAGTTGAAGGTTTGAAAAAAAGTTTTGGTACAAATCAGGTTCTCAAGGGAATTGATGTGGCGGTCAACGAGGGAGAAGTCGTCTGTGTCATCGGGCCTTCCGGTTCAGGAAAAAGTACCTTCTTGCGCTGCATCAACCAATTGGAAGATATCACAGCTGGTCGAGTTATTGTAGATAATCAGGATCTCAATGATCCTAAAACCAACATTAATAAAGCGCGTGAAAATATTGGCATGGTATTTCAACATTTTAACTTATTCCCTCATTTTAACGTATTGAAAAATATAATGTTTGCACCAAGAGAATTAGGGGTTTTAAACGCAGAAGAGGCTCGAAAAACAGGTCTTAGCCTTCTGGATCGTGTCGGGTTGTCTGATAAAGCGGCTAGTTTTCCCAGTCAACTCTCGGGGGGGCAAAAACAACGGGTTGCTATCGCTCGTGCGCTTGCTATGAATCCGGATGTTATGTTATTTGATGAACCAACTTCAGCGCTGGACCCTGAAATGGTAGGAGAAGTCCTTGGTGTTATGAAGGACCTCGCGAGCGAAGGCATGACGATGATGATCGTTACCCATGAGATGGGTTTTGCCCGTGAAGTAGCTGATCGTGTGATCTTCATGGACGGTGGTTATATTGTCGAGCAGGGCACTCCTGAAGAGATATTTGGAAATCCGAAGAATGAACGGACGATCAGCTTTTTGGAGAAGGTACTCTAG
- a CDS encoding ribonuclease domain-containing protein yields MFFRKFAYTLVIILAALLFSGCTSESVLDLGSPQVSEDMGFDEVANYISEHNELPPNYITKKEARELGWEPSEGNLREVAPGKSIGGDVFRNREGLLPNKKGRIWYEADINYSGGRRGSDRILYSNDGLIYQTTDHYKSFEQLK; encoded by the coding sequence ATGTTTTTCAGAAAATTCGCTTACACGTTAGTGATCATCCTCGCTGCATTATTGTTCTCAGGTTGTACGTCAGAGTCTGTGCTTGATCTCGGTTCACCTCAAGTTTCGGAGGATATGGGATTTGATGAGGTTGCCAATTATATCTCGGAGCATAATGAACTTCCACCAAATTACATTACCAAGAAAGAGGCCAGGGAATTGGGCTGGGAACCAAGCGAAGGTAACCTGCGAGAAGTCGCTCCAGGCAAAAGCATCGGCGGCGACGTGTTCAGGAACCGGGAAGGATTACTCCCCAACAAAAAAGGCCGGATCTGGTACGAAGCCGATATAAATTACTCAGGAGGACGGCGCGGAAGCGACCGAATTCTATACTCAAATGACGGTCTAATCTACCAGACGACAGATCATTACAAGTCATTTGAACAGTTAAAATAA
- a CDS encoding glycoside hydrolase family 43 protein — protein MNHHSTPHAGEQKQDQAANLESIPGEIGKLRPNGNPLVAHKFGADPYALVFNNRVYLYMTSDKLEYDKDGLPQKNSYSSINRITVISSDDLINWTDHGEIRVAGPQGAATWASQSWAPAAAHRILDGKDCFFLYFANNASGIGVLSAPTPVGPWIDPIGKALITRETPGVEEVTWLFDPAVIVDDDHQAYIYFGGGIPQGKAERPDTARVMRLGDDMISVVGKAKVIQAPYMFEDSGIHKYNNSYYFTYCSNFIEGDRPDDSPPPGEIAYMTSVQPMGPWTYQGTLLQNPGHFFDIGGNNHHAIFQLSDQWYIAYHAQTLCQAMDIPEGYRSTHLNRVEHDEATGKIKKVHADYQGVDQIKCFDPYGRVSGSTIGWSSGVSTEQYLDSGEMSASDSNMISAKLHNDSWIAISKVDFESEGPTTFTATIANQGTEGTLELRLDRTDGLLIGEIIVPPATESLQWMELTTNVTGAKGVQDLYIKLKSSTDSSTILLREWKFNRQNEV, from the coding sequence ATGAATCATCATTCTACACCACATGCTGGTGAGCAAAAGCAAGACCAAGCTGCCAATCTGGAGAGCATTCCAGGGGAGATTGGAAAGCTTCGTCCCAACGGTAACCCTCTGGTGGCCCACAAATTTGGAGCCGATCCCTATGCTTTGGTATTTAACAATCGAGTCTACTTATATATGACTAGTGATAAGCTGGAATATGATAAGGACGGTCTTCCTCAGAAAAACAGCTACAGTTCAATCAACCGGATTACGGTCATTTCTTCGGATGACTTAATCAACTGGACCGATCATGGAGAGATCAGAGTTGCTGGACCTCAAGGTGCAGCAACATGGGCTTCACAATCCTGGGCCCCGGCAGCTGCTCATCGAATCTTGGATGGAAAGGACTGTTTCTTTCTTTATTTCGCCAACAATGCCAGTGGAATAGGTGTACTGTCTGCGCCCACACCTGTAGGTCCATGGATAGACCCTATAGGAAAAGCACTTATTACAAGAGAGACTCCGGGAGTGGAGGAAGTAACCTGGCTATTCGATCCGGCTGTCATTGTAGATGATGATCATCAGGCCTACATCTATTTCGGTGGTGGTATTCCACAGGGGAAAGCAGAAAGACCGGATACGGCAAGAGTGATGCGATTGGGAGACGATATGATCAGCGTTGTTGGCAAAGCGAAGGTTATTCAGGCGCCTTATATGTTTGAAGATTCAGGGATACATAAATATAATAATAGTTACTACTTTACGTATTGTTCCAATTTTATTGAGGGTGATCGGCCAGATGACAGCCCACCACCTGGTGAGATTGCATATATGACCAGTGTTCAGCCAATGGGGCCATGGACATATCAGGGTACGCTACTCCAGAATCCAGGACACTTTTTTGATATTGGCGGCAACAATCACCATGCTATATTTCAACTATCGGATCAATGGTACATTGCCTATCATGCCCAGACATTATGCCAAGCCATGGATATTCCCGAAGGTTACCGTTCAACACATCTGAATCGAGTCGAACATGATGAGGCCACGGGTAAGATCAAGAAGGTACATGCCGATTATCAGGGCGTAGATCAAATCAAATGCTTCGATCCCTATGGGCGGGTAAGCGGTTCAACGATTGGATGGAGTAGCGGAGTATCAACAGAGCAATATCTTGACTCTGGTGAGATGTCTGCATCAGATTCGAATATGATCTCCGCTAAGCTGCATAATGACAGCTGGATAGCTATATCCAAGGTCGACTTTGAAAGTGAAGGACCTACAACCTTCACAGCCACGATTGCGAATCAAGGAACCGAAGGTACGTTGGAACTTCGACTTGATCGTACAGACGGACTGTTAATTGGAGAAATCATTGTTCCACCTGCAACCGAATCTCTTCAATGGATGGAACTAACAACTAATGTTACGGGTGCGAAAGGTGTGCAAGACTTGTATATTAAGCTTAAAAGTTCAACAGACAGCTCAACCATCCTTTTAAGAGAATGGAAGTTTAACAGACAAAATGAGGTGTAA